GGCATCAATGGTAGAAAAAGCAAAATCAGGACACCCGGGAGGCCCTATGGGTGGTGCTGATTTTATTAACGTTCTCTACAGCGAATTTCTGGAATACGATCCCGAAAACCCTCATTGGGAAGGCCGTGACCGGTTTTTCCTCGATGCGGGACATATGTCGCCTATGTTCTATTCGGTTTTGTGTTTAAGCGGTAAGTTCTCGATAGACGAGACCAAAGCATTCCGCCAGTGGGGGAGTCCCACACCCGGCCATCCGGAACGGGATATCGAACGGGGAATCGAAAACACTTCGGGGCCTCTGGGGCAAGGACACGCTTACGGTGCCGGAGCCGCTGTTGCCGCTAAATTTCTAAAAGCACGCCTGGGAGATACCATTGATCATACCATTTATGCATACATTACGGACGGTGGTATTCAGGAAGAGATTTCACAAGGGGTAGGGCGGCTTGCCGGCCACTTGGGATTGGATAATTTCATCATGTTTTATGATTCCAATAACATTCAGCTTTCTACCACTACAGACGCCGTTACAAGTGAAGATGTAGCCAAGAAATACGAAGCGTGGAACTGGAAAGTGATCACGATAGACGGAAACAATGTGGATGAAATCCGCAAAGCGTTAACGGAAGCCAAGGCGGAAAAAGAACGCCCGACACTGATTATCGGTAATACCATCATGGGGCGTGGTGCTTTGGCAGCAGATTGCACATCGTTTGAATGCCAGGTATCAACACACGGACAACCCCTAAGTGCAGCAGGAGCTGATTTTGCTCAAACCGTTAAAAACCTGGGAGGTGATCCGGAAAATCCTTTTGTTATTTTCCCCGAAGTTACAGCACTTTACGAGAAGAGAAAAAAAGAACTCAACGATATCGTAGCTGCTAAAAAAGCAAGGTACAATGTATGGGCAAAAGCCAATCCCGAACTTGCAGCGAAAAAACACCGCTGGTTTGCCCGGGAACTGCCCGAAATCGATTGGGCCTCTATCGGGCAAAAACCGGATAACGCTACTCGTGCAGCATCGGCGACCGTCCTGGGCGTTTTGGCTCAAAAAGTAGAAAACATGATTGTTGCTTCAGCCGACTTGTCAAATTCCGACAAAACAGACGGTTTTTTAAAGTATACGAAAGCATTTGAAAAGAATGATTTCTCCGGAGCATTTTTGCAAGCCGGTGTAGCCGAGTTCACCCTGTCGGCCATGTGTATTGGAATGAGTTTGCA
This portion of the Petrimonas sulfuriphila genome encodes:
- a CDS encoding transketolase, producing the protein MNDNALMNKAADNIRILSASMVEKAKSGHPGGPMGGADFINVLYSEFLEYDPENPHWEGRDRFFLDAGHMSPMFYSVLCLSGKFSIDETKAFRQWGSPTPGHPERDIERGIENTSGPLGQGHAYGAGAAVAAKFLKARLGDTIDHTIYAYITDGGIQEEISQGVGRLAGHLGLDNFIMFYDSNNIQLSTTTDAVTSEDVAKKYEAWNWKVITIDGNNVDEIRKALTEAKAEKERPTLIIGNTIMGRGALAADCTSFECQVSTHGQPLSAAGADFAQTVKNLGGDPENPFVIFPEVTALYEKRKKELNDIVAAKKARYNVWAKANPELAAKKHRWFARELPEIDWASIGQKPDNATRAASATVLGVLAQKVENMIVASADLSNSDKTDGFLKYTKAFEKNDFSGAFLQAGVAEFTLSAMCIGMSLHGGVIPACGTFFAFSDYMKPAIRVAALMGTPVIFIWTHDAFRVGEDGPTHQPVEQEAQIRLLEKLQNHHGQNSMLVLRPADVHETTVAWKMALENAQTPTGLILSRQNIKDLPAAGSRYKEALQAEKGAYVVQDENDYDVILLASGSEVSTLAEGAELLKADGIKTRIVSVPSEGLFRSQTKEYQESILPEGKKKFGLTAGLPVTLEGLVGADGKVWGMNSFGFSAPYKILDEKLGYTGKNVYEQVKKLL